From the genome of Miscanthus floridulus cultivar M001 chromosome 10, ASM1932011v1, whole genome shotgun sequence, one region includes:
- the LOC136486381 gene encoding scarecrow-like protein 23 isoform X2, translating into MQLGTKKSVWRYCFLPPKMIQHSLFSGVCIPALKLVEAHKEPNTFGHIHVTLWLPDADSLACISTRVRTLFSSNLASPLCLLVLYISELNHIGQTNSYGSRKRMETISYPCSPLLFFPTHEESSYSLWSPQLTLHENAAIPADPSPDVREDCEFFDTTAIDSSDSHDQHAFDVNVSTHCDERFLCQESANLAAIQDELMEENSLSDLLLTGADAVEAGDSSLALAVLSKLHGLLAGTCENAATSSFGRLAYHFAQGLQSRISGACSPCYPPDPLQSGIMSAHQMIQELSPYVKFAHFTANQAILDATISDTDIHVIDFNLGEGIQWPSLMSDLARLGGKSLHLTAIITDAVYRDDTHQAAARRLSEFAESLNLPFQYNSLCVRHEEDLDDFSRNCGGSVVVSCDTTNLCYRSGSKLQMLLLGCVRKLQPKSVVVIEEELVRIGKEAYLSQASFVDFFFEALHHFTTVFESLSSCFSSSSNNRACLRLVEKDMVGPKIQDFVGHYGSVTPEAAGAPKALEGFTSCELSACNIAQARMLVGLFNRSFGVAHEKGRLQLCWKSRPLISVSVWTPV; encoded by the exons ATGCAGCTTGGAACCAAGAAGTCTGTGTGGCGATATTGTTTTCT GCCACCAAAAATGATACAGCACAGTTTATTTTCGGGAGTATGTATACCGGCCCTGAAGTTGGTAGAGGCACACAAAGAGCCAAACACCTTTGGTCATATCCATGTTACACTATGGCTACCAGATGCAGACAGTTTAGCTTGCATTAGCACGAGGGTCCGCACACTTTTCTCTTCCAACCTTGCCTCCCCACTTTGCCTCCTTGTTCTGTATATAAGTGAACTAAATCACATAGGCCAAACCAACTCTTATGGTAGTCGCAAGCGAATGGAGACCATTTCATATCCTTGTTCTCCTCTTCTCTTCTTTCCTACACATGAAGAGAGTAGCTATTCACTATGGTCTCCTCAACTCACCCTCCATGAGAATGCCGCCATACCTGCTGATCCTTCTCCTGATGTAAGAGAAGATTGTGAGTTCTTTGACACCACTGCTATTGATTCTAGTGATTCCCATGACCAACATGCCTTTGATGTTAATGTGTCTACCCATTGTGATGAGAGATTTCTGTGCCAAGAGAGTGCTAACCTGGCAGCTATCCAAGATGAGCTCATGGAGGAGAACAGTTTAAGCGATCTCCTTCTCACTGGTGCAGATGCAGTTGAGGCTGGGGATTCAAGCCTTGCCTTGGCAGTGCTTTCAAAACTTCATGGCCTCCTGGCTGGCACCTGTGAGAATGCTGCAACCAGCTCTTTCGGTCGCCTGGCCTACCACTTTGCCCAAGGCCTGCAATCCCGGATATCTGGTGCATGCTCTCCATGCTACCCGCCAGATCCATTGCAGTCTGGTATCATGTCAGCGCACCAGATGATACAAGAGCTATCGCCATATGTCAAGTTTGCACACTTCACCGCCAATCAAGCCATTCTAGATGCCACCATAAGCGACACGGATATTCATGTCATCGACTTCAACCTTGGTGAGGGCATACAGTGGCCATCGCTCATGTCAGACCTTGCTCGCCTTGGTGGCAAGTCACTCCACCTTACAGCAATCATAACAGATGCTGTTTACCGCGACGACACTCATCAGGCAGCTGCACGGCGTCTTTCGGAGTTTGCCGAGTCCTTGAACCTTCCCTTCCAGTACAACTCTCTCTGTGTACGCCATGAGGAGGACCTGGATGACTTCTCCAGGAACTGTGGAGGCTCAGTGGTTGTCTCATGTGACACAACCAATCTGTGTTACAGATCAGGTAGCAAGTTACAGATGCTACTACTTGGCTGTGTGAGGAAGTTACAACCCAAGTCAGTGGTGGTCATAGAAGAGGAGCTGGTCAGAATCGGAAAAGAGGCCTATTTATCCCAGGCCTCCTTTGTGGATTTCTTCTTTGAGGCATTGCACCATTTCACCACGGTGTTCGAGTCCCTGTCGAGCTGTTTCAGCAGTAGTAGCAACAACAGGGCGTGCCTGAGGCTTGTGGAGAAGGATATGGTGGGGCCAAAGATACAGGACTTCGTGGGGCACTACGGGTCCGTGACACCGGAGGCTGCTGGTGCTCCAAAGGCTTTGGAAGGGTTTACATCTTGTGAGCTGAGTGCTTGCAATATTGCTCAGGCTAGGATGCTGGTTGGGCTGTTCAATAGGAGCTTTGGGGTTGCGCATGAGAAGGGCAGGCTTCAGCTGTGCTGGAAGTCCAGACCTTTGATCTCTGTGTCTGTTTGGACTCCTGTATGA
- the LOC136488250 gene encoding uncharacterized protein codes for MRDKQTCVDCKVTPGECVVAQHKLVVADFRFLVQAHGNKQARVARTKWWKLEGEASKVFKEKIIEEGPWNNEGDANNMWEKMATYIRKVAFEVLGVTQGSGCDSKDTWWWNEDVQKAIKEKKCYKRLYHDRCANNIEKYKVKGRDGD; via the coding sequence atGAGGGATAAACAAACATGCGTGGACTGCAAGGTGACacctggagaatgtgtggtcgctcaacacaagctggtggtggctgacttccgctttctAGTGCAAGCTcatgggaacaaacaagctagggttgctagaacgaaatggtggaaattagaaggggaggcatcaaaggtctttaaagAAAAgatcattgaagagggcccttggaataatgaaggcgatgcaaacaacatgtgggagaagatggcaacatacATTCGAAAGGTTGCTTtcgaggtgcttggagtgacccaAGGGAGCGGCTGCGATTcaaaagacacttggtggtggaatgaagatgtgcaaaaggctattaaggaaaagaagtGCTATAaacgcttgtatcatgacaggtgtgcaaacaacatagagaagtacaaggtgaagggtcgagatggtgactag
- the LOC136486381 gene encoding scarecrow-like protein 23 isoform X1, producing MQGSLSRHGARASRGSHGWWSAHGGHHIGGSNQAGAGEVSVPTAYRRGDSSCAICSCSICKFAAEALLCVIILHPQAGATAVLWNQSYFLPGQKVHINRNMQLGTKKSVWRYCFLPPKMIQHSLFSGVCIPALKLVEAHKEPNTFGHIHVTLWLPDADSLACISTRVRTLFSSNLASPLCLLVLYISELNHIGQTNSYGSRKRMETISYPCSPLLFFPTHEESSYSLWSPQLTLHENAAIPADPSPDVREDCEFFDTTAIDSSDSHDQHAFDVNVSTHCDERFLCQESANLAAIQDELMEENSLSDLLLTGADAVEAGDSSLALAVLSKLHGLLAGTCENAATSSFGRLAYHFAQGLQSRISGACSPCYPPDPLQSGIMSAHQMIQELSPYVKFAHFTANQAILDATISDTDIHVIDFNLGEGIQWPSLMSDLARLGGKSLHLTAIITDAVYRDDTHQAAARRLSEFAESLNLPFQYNSLCVRHEEDLDDFSRNCGGSVVVSCDTTNLCYRSGSKLQMLLLGCVRKLQPKSVVVIEEELVRIGKEAYLSQASFVDFFFEALHHFTTVFESLSSCFSSSSNNRACLRLVEKDMVGPKIQDFVGHYGSVTPEAAGAPKALEGFTSCELSACNIAQARMLVGLFNRSFGVAHEKGRLQLCWKSRPLISVSVWTPV from the exons ATGCAG GGCTCGTTGTCGCGGCACGGCGCGCGCGCGTCGCGTGGCTCACACGGTTGGTGGTCCGCACATGGGGGCCATCATATTGGGGGAAGCAATCAAGCAGGAGCCGGGGAGGTTTCTGTGCCTACTGCCTATCGGCGAGGCGATTCGTCGTGCGCGATTTGCAGCTGCAG CATTTGCAAGTTTGCAGCTGAAGCTCTGCTGTGCGTCATTATACTCCATCCCCAAGCTGGTGCCACTGCCGTTCTCTGGAATCAATCATATTTCTTGCCAGGACAAAAGGTTCATATCAATAGGAACATGCAGCTTGGAACCAAGAAGTCTGTGTGGCGATATTGTTTTCT GCCACCAAAAATGATACAGCACAGTTTATTTTCGGGAGTATGTATACCGGCCCTGAAGTTGGTAGAGGCACACAAAGAGCCAAACACCTTTGGTCATATCCATGTTACACTATGGCTACCAGATGCAGACAGTTTAGCTTGCATTAGCACGAGGGTCCGCACACTTTTCTCTTCCAACCTTGCCTCCCCACTTTGCCTCCTTGTTCTGTATATAAGTGAACTAAATCACATAGGCCAAACCAACTCTTATGGTAGTCGCAAGCGAATGGAGACCATTTCATATCCTTGTTCTCCTCTTCTCTTCTTTCCTACACATGAAGAGAGTAGCTATTCACTATGGTCTCCTCAACTCACCCTCCATGAGAATGCCGCCATACCTGCTGATCCTTCTCCTGATGTAAGAGAAGATTGTGAGTTCTTTGACACCACTGCTATTGATTCTAGTGATTCCCATGACCAACATGCCTTTGATGTTAATGTGTCTACCCATTGTGATGAGAGATTTCTGTGCCAAGAGAGTGCTAACCTGGCAGCTATCCAAGATGAGCTCATGGAGGAGAACAGTTTAAGCGATCTCCTTCTCACTGGTGCAGATGCAGTTGAGGCTGGGGATTCAAGCCTTGCCTTGGCAGTGCTTTCAAAACTTCATGGCCTCCTGGCTGGCACCTGTGAGAATGCTGCAACCAGCTCTTTCGGTCGCCTGGCCTACCACTTTGCCCAAGGCCTGCAATCCCGGATATCTGGTGCATGCTCTCCATGCTACCCGCCAGATCCATTGCAGTCTGGTATCATGTCAGCGCACCAGATGATACAAGAGCTATCGCCATATGTCAAGTTTGCACACTTCACCGCCAATCAAGCCATTCTAGATGCCACCATAAGCGACACGGATATTCATGTCATCGACTTCAACCTTGGTGAGGGCATACAGTGGCCATCGCTCATGTCAGACCTTGCTCGCCTTGGTGGCAAGTCACTCCACCTTACAGCAATCATAACAGATGCTGTTTACCGCGACGACACTCATCAGGCAGCTGCACGGCGTCTTTCGGAGTTTGCCGAGTCCTTGAACCTTCCCTTCCAGTACAACTCTCTCTGTGTACGCCATGAGGAGGACCTGGATGACTTCTCCAGGAACTGTGGAGGCTCAGTGGTTGTCTCATGTGACACAACCAATCTGTGTTACAGATCAGGTAGCAAGTTACAGATGCTACTACTTGGCTGTGTGAGGAAGTTACAACCCAAGTCAGTGGTGGTCATAGAAGAGGAGCTGGTCAGAATCGGAAAAGAGGCCTATTTATCCCAGGCCTCCTTTGTGGATTTCTTCTTTGAGGCATTGCACCATTTCACCACGGTGTTCGAGTCCCTGTCGAGCTGTTTCAGCAGTAGTAGCAACAACAGGGCGTGCCTGAGGCTTGTGGAGAAGGATATGGTGGGGCCAAAGATACAGGACTTCGTGGGGCACTACGGGTCCGTGACACCGGAGGCTGCTGGTGCTCCAAAGGCTTTGGAAGGGTTTACATCTTGTGAGCTGAGTGCTTGCAATATTGCTCAGGCTAGGATGCTGGTTGGGCTGTTCAATAGGAGCTTTGGGGTTGCGCATGAGAAGGGCAGGCTTCAGCTGTGCTGGAAGTCCAGACCTTTGATCTCTGTGTCTGTTTGGACTCCTGTATGA